A DNA window from Setaria viridis chromosome 2, Setaria_viridis_v4.0, whole genome shotgun sequence contains the following coding sequences:
- the LOC117845267 gene encoding uncharacterized protein: protein MQTPATTCGAHAPSFAPFPRHAAPPGSFRKPCPGSSRRAPGLRLVAPMASTVNSPGSSSDFAKRIERAWLISQQPRPISCSSCQSAGHVECKWCAGTGFFILGNNMLCEVPSRNTTCVICSGKGIASCADCQGTGFRAKWLEEPPVDK from the exons ATGCAGACGCCGGCGACCACCTGCGGGGCCCACGCGCCCTCCTTCGCTCCATTCCcccgccacgccgcccctcCTGGAAGCTTCAGGAAGCCCTGTCCTGGGTCTTCTCGGCGGGCGCCAGGGCTCCGGCTCGTCGCTCCCATGGCCTCCACCGTCAACTCGCCGGGGAGCTCCTCCGACTTCGCCAAGCGCATCGAGCGCGCCTGGCTCATCTCCCAG CAACCAAGACCAATTTCTTGCTCTTCCTGTCAATCTGCTGGCCATGTGGAGTGCAAGTGGTGTGCAGGCACAGGTTTCTTTATCCTTGGCAACAACATGTTGTGTGAAGTACCCTCAAGAAATACAACATGCGTGATATGCTCTGGAAAG GGTATTGCAAGTTGTGCTGATTGCCAAGGGACTGGGTTTCGTGCCAAGTGGCTTGAAGAGCCTCCTGTTGACAAATGA